Proteins from one Amycolatopsis benzoatilytica AK 16/65 genomic window:
- a CDS encoding ATP-dependent helicase, with protein MRPPVPSAPAFTWDEGARRLLAGPAGFRRVLGGPGTGKTALLASAAARRIADGADPESILVLTASRKAADALRADLTRRLTSDPDQGSPLPRTVSEPLVRTVHSYAFSLLRLEARAEELPPPRLLAGAEQDVVVRELLQGDLEEGATAWPEQLRPALTVPGFAEELRDLLMRAAERGLGPEDLAELGRRHDREEWIAAGEFWSQYEEVTQLQGAGGNALGLPAAPALDAAELVTSALLALEDDGELRDRERARVRHLFVDDAHHLDPLQVQLIRMIGHTAAEFVVAGDPDQSVFSFRGADPALFADSDQDGDRTVLLTTSHRLAPTVRAAVTKLGATLPGASAHRKLVTPKGKRGGKVRVRLMPTPAAEASWIADQLRRAHLTDGVAWSDMAVLVRSPARTFLVLQRALRAAGVPIGSATEELPLAKHSAVRPLLAILRIAAEPELLDADLAEMLLSSSLGGADPLALRRLRRGLRRLELAGGGQRASDELLVEALRGGDILAGLADNEALPVRRVGNLLSVTHQAVRRGESVEQVLWELWEQSGLQDRLLRMVDRGGSLGAQADRDLDAVVALFDAAGRYADRLPRASVAAFADYLSSQNIAGDTLAPAAIPSEGVSLLTAHAAAGREWTVVAVAGVQEGAWPDLRLRGSLLGVERLVDLLSGVDEHDKVSAIAPILAEERRLFYLAASRARRTLLVTAVAGEDEQPSRFLDDLEENGADDGMLDSRMKPAGRSLVLAELVGELREVVCDDKADPERRQRAAKQLARLADAGVPGAHPDTWYGLLKESTTEPVHGPGDLMRISPSTVEILVKCPLRWLIERHGGSDPAQLAAVTGTLVHGLAQAVAGGSTEEQIQAALEEAWVRVDAGAPWFSRRERSRVEQMLRNFVTWLEMSRRELIEAGVEQDIEVELPMGEEEVRVLLRGRVDRVETDKDGRPVIVDIKTGKVPVSSADAEKHPQLAAYQLAVLLGAVEGKNAPGGARLVYVAKGNNKTGATQRDQPPMDEESGREWLELVRSAAAAAVGPDYQAHENADCDRCPARGCCPLRPEGRQVTGP; from the coding sequence GTGCGCCCGCCGGTGCCGAGCGCGCCCGCGTTCACCTGGGACGAAGGCGCCCGCCGGCTGCTGGCCGGCCCGGCCGGGTTCCGTCGCGTGCTCGGCGGGCCGGGCACCGGGAAGACCGCGCTGCTCGCCTCCGCCGCGGCGCGCCGCATCGCGGACGGGGCGGATCCGGAGAGCATCCTGGTGCTCACCGCGTCGCGGAAGGCAGCGGACGCACTGCGCGCGGACCTGACCCGGCGGCTCACTTCGGACCCGGATCAGGGATCCCCCCTGCCGCGCACAGTGAGTGAACCGCTCGTGCGCACAGTGCACTCGTACGCGTTTTCGCTGCTTCGCCTGGAAGCGCGCGCCGAGGAACTGCCGCCGCCGCGGCTGTTGGCCGGGGCGGAGCAGGACGTGGTCGTGCGGGAGTTGCTGCAGGGTGATCTGGAGGAGGGCGCGACGGCGTGGCCCGAGCAGCTGCGTCCGGCGCTCACCGTGCCCGGCTTCGCCGAGGAGCTTCGTGACCTGCTGATGCGCGCGGCCGAGCGCGGGCTCGGGCCGGAGGATCTGGCCGAGCTGGGGCGTCGGCACGACCGTGAAGAGTGGATCGCCGCCGGGGAGTTCTGGTCGCAGTACGAAGAGGTCACCCAGCTGCAGGGGGCGGGCGGCAACGCACTCGGACTGCCCGCCGCGCCGGCTCTCGACGCCGCGGAGCTGGTCACGTCGGCGCTGCTCGCGCTCGAAGACGACGGAGAGCTGCGCGACCGCGAGCGGGCTCGGGTGCGGCACCTGTTCGTCGACGACGCGCATCATCTGGATCCGTTGCAGGTCCAGCTGATCCGGATGATCGGGCACACCGCGGCGGAGTTCGTGGTGGCGGGCGATCCGGATCAGTCGGTGTTTTCGTTCCGCGGAGCGGATCCGGCGCTGTTCGCCGACTCCGATCAAGACGGCGACCGGACCGTCCTGCTCACCACGTCGCACCGGCTCGCGCCGACGGTCCGGGCCGCGGTGACGAAGCTCGGCGCGACCTTGCCAGGCGCGTCGGCGCACCGGAAACTAGTGACGCCGAAGGGAAAACGCGGCGGCAAGGTTCGCGTACGGCTGATGCCGACGCCGGCTGCCGAGGCCAGCTGGATCGCGGACCAGTTGCGCCGGGCGCACTTGACCGACGGCGTGGCCTGGTCGGACATGGCGGTGCTGGTGCGGTCTCCAGCGCGGACTTTCCTGGTGCTGCAACGCGCCTTGCGGGCTGCCGGGGTACCGATCGGCTCGGCGACCGAAGAACTGCCGCTGGCCAAGCATTCCGCGGTCCGGCCGCTGCTGGCGATCCTGCGCATCGCGGCGGAGCCGGAGCTGCTGGACGCCGACCTCGCGGAGATGCTGCTGTCGTCGTCGCTCGGCGGCGCGGACCCACTGGCATTGCGGCGACTGCGGCGCGGTCTGCGCCGGCTGGAGCTGGCTGGAGGCGGGCAGCGGGCCAGCGACGAATTGCTGGTGGAGGCACTGCGCGGCGGCGACATTCTCGCCGGTCTCGCGGACAATGAGGCGTTGCCGGTTCGACGCGTCGGAAACCTGCTGAGTGTCACGCATCAGGCGGTGCGCCGGGGCGAGAGCGTCGAACAGGTGCTGTGGGAGCTGTGGGAGCAAAGCGGCCTCCAGGACCGGCTGCTGCGGATGGTGGACCGAGGCGGTTCGCTGGGCGCACAGGCCGACCGTGATCTCGACGCGGTGGTGGCGTTGTTCGACGCGGCGGGGCGATACGCCGACCGGCTGCCGAGGGCGAGTGTGGCCGCGTTCGCGGACTATCTGTCGTCGCAGAACATCGCCGGGGACACGCTCGCTCCGGCGGCGATCCCCAGCGAAGGGGTCTCGCTGCTGACCGCGCACGCGGCGGCGGGTCGCGAGTGGACAGTGGTGGCGGTCGCCGGCGTGCAGGAGGGCGCGTGGCCGGACCTGCGGTTGCGCGGTTCCCTGCTGGGCGTGGAGCGGCTGGTCGACCTGCTGTCCGGAGTGGACGAACACGACAAGGTGTCCGCGATCGCGCCGATCCTGGCCGAGGAACGGCGGCTTTTCTATCTGGCGGCCAGCCGGGCCCGGCGGACGCTGCTGGTCACCGCGGTGGCGGGCGAGGACGAACAGCCGTCCCGGTTCCTGGACGACCTGGAGGAGAACGGCGCGGACGACGGGATGCTCGATTCCCGGATGAAACCGGCCGGTCGTTCGCTGGTGCTGGCCGAGCTGGTCGGCGAGCTGCGCGAAGTCGTGTGCGACGACAAGGCGGACCCGGAACGGCGGCAGCGGGCAGCGAAGCAGCTGGCCCGGCTGGCCGACGCTGGGGTCCCGGGCGCACATCCGGACACCTGGTATGGGCTGCTGAAGGAGTCCACGACGGAGCCGGTGCACGGCCCGGGCGACCTGATGCGGATTTCTCCGTCCACTGTGGAAATTCTGGTCAAGTGCCCGTTGCGCTGGCTGATCGAACGGCACGGGGGCAGTGATCCGGCACAGCTCGCCGCGGTCACCGGGACCCTCGTGCACGGCCTCGCGCAGGCGGTGGCCGGGGGCAGCACGGAAGAGCAGATCCAGGCGGCGCTCGAAGAGGCGTGGGTGCGGGTGGACGCCGGCGCGCCGTGGTTTTCGCGCCGGGAACGGTCGCGGGTGGAGCAGATGCTGCGCAATTTCGTGACCTGGCTGGAAATGTCGCGGCGCGAGCTCATTGAAGCCGGCGTAGAGCAGGACATCGAAGTCGAGCTGCCGATGGGCGAAGAGGAAGTCCGCGTGCTGCTGCGCGGACGCGTTGACCGGGTGGAGACGGACAAGGACGGCCGTCCGGTGATCGTGGACATCAAGACCGGGAAGGTCCCGGTGTCCAGCGCGGACGCGGAGAAGCACCCGCAGCTTGCCGCCTACCAGCTCGCGGTGCTGCTCGGCGCGGTCGAAGGCAAGAACGCGCCCGGCGGCGCGCGGTTGGTCTACGTCGCGAAGGGAAACAACAAAACCGGTGCCACCCAACGGGATCAGCCGCCGATGGACGAGGAGAGCGGCCGGGAGTGGCTTGAACTGGTCCGGTCGGCCGCGGCGGCCGCGGTCGGCCCGGACTATCAGGCGCACGAGAACGCCGACTGCGACCGGTGCCCGGCGCGAGGCTGCTGTCCGCTGCGTCCGGAAGGCCGTCAGGTGACCGGACCGTGA
- a CDS encoding MGMT family protein yields the protein MDDELHERIRAVITDVPAGTVATYGDIAALSGAPSPRMVGRALAEDGHDLPWHRILRANGTPAPHLAHDQLERLRAEGVLADGQRIDLRKYRWRPEGDDEDGTSGLF from the coding sequence ATGGACGACGAACTGCACGAGCGGATACGCGCAGTCATCACCGATGTGCCCGCCGGCACGGTCGCCACGTACGGCGACATCGCCGCGCTCTCCGGCGCGCCCTCGCCCCGGATGGTGGGTCGCGCGCTCGCCGAAGACGGGCACGATCTGCCGTGGCACCGGATCCTGCGCGCGAACGGGACGCCCGCGCCGCACCTCGCGCACGACCAGCTGGAGCGGCTCCGCGCGGAGGGCGTGCTGGCCGACGGGCAGCGCATCGACCTGCGGAAATACCGCTGGCGGCCGGAAGGTGACGACGAAGATGGCACGTCCGGACTTTTTTAG
- a CDS encoding siderophore-interacting protein — MLEYHHGHVTAVRRITPNLARITFACPGLASAGPVAPDAYLKIFFPRPGQSVPQLPPAETGDGVMSWYRTYLAMPDDIRPPMRTYTVRAARPETGEVDVEFVLHEESGGPASTWAARASIGARVAFLGPHGLYEVPDETNWQLLAGDETALPAIGAILEALPSGERAVVYVEIPEHSERQKFETAGAVELHWVVRGARPHGEALVDAVRAAVLPGGTPYAWVSGEANAVKLVRRHLVRDRGFAKTSICFTGYWRQGMSEEAAGRAAAS; from the coding sequence ATGCTGGAGTATCACCACGGGCACGTCACCGCCGTCCGCCGCATCACCCCGAACCTGGCCCGGATCACCTTCGCGTGCCCCGGGCTGGCCAGCGCGGGGCCGGTCGCGCCGGACGCGTACCTCAAGATCTTCTTCCCGCGGCCCGGCCAATCCGTGCCGCAGCTGCCTCCGGCGGAGACCGGCGACGGCGTGATGAGCTGGTATCGCACGTACCTCGCGATGCCGGACGACATCCGCCCGCCGATGCGGACCTACACCGTGCGCGCGGCTCGTCCGGAAACCGGCGAGGTGGACGTCGAGTTCGTGCTGCATGAGGAGAGCGGCGGCCCGGCGTCCACCTGGGCCGCTCGGGCGTCGATCGGCGCACGCGTGGCGTTCCTCGGCCCGCACGGACTGTACGAGGTGCCGGACGAGACGAACTGGCAGCTGCTGGCAGGCGACGAGACGGCACTGCCCGCGATCGGCGCGATCCTGGAAGCGCTGCCGAGCGGGGAGCGCGCCGTGGTGTACGTCGAAATCCCGGAGCACAGTGAGCGGCAGAAGTTCGAGACGGCTGGCGCGGTCGAGCTGCACTGGGTGGTGCGAGGGGCGCGGCCGCACGGCGAAGCGCTGGTGGACGCGGTGCGGGCAGCGGTCTTGCCCGGGGGTACGCCGTATGCCTGGGTATCCGGGGAAGCGAACGCGGTGAAACTCGTCCGGCGGCATTTGGTGCGGGACCGCGGGTTTGCCAAGACATCGATCTGCTTCACCGGGTACTGGCGGCAAGGGATGAGCGAGGAGGCAGCCGGGCGGGCGGCCGCGTCCTAG
- a CDS encoding response regulator transcription factor, with protein MRVLLVEDDHSLAEIVAEGLRDQGMAVDLAHDGTDALARLDVVTPDVVVLDRDLPGVHGDVVCQLITDRRVRPMVLMLTAAGAPGDRVGGLALGADDYVAKPFHFPELVLRIRALARRRPDARPRTLRAVGIELDPIRRTVRRDHQPIALSVKEFAVLEALLRASPGFLSAEALLDQVWDEHADPFTNTVAVTVGRLRRKLGGPAVIMTTPGVGYRIADA; from the coding sequence GTGAGGGTCCTGCTGGTCGAGGACGATCACTCGCTGGCCGAGATCGTCGCGGAGGGGTTGCGTGACCAGGGCATGGCCGTCGATCTGGCCCACGACGGCACCGACGCGCTCGCCCGGCTCGACGTCGTGACGCCGGACGTGGTCGTGCTCGATCGCGATCTGCCGGGCGTGCACGGCGACGTCGTGTGCCAGCTGATCACCGATCGTCGAGTGCGGCCGATGGTGCTGATGCTGACCGCCGCCGGCGCACCGGGCGATCGCGTCGGCGGGCTCGCCCTCGGCGCGGACGACTATGTCGCCAAGCCGTTCCACTTCCCGGAGCTGGTGCTGCGCATCCGGGCGCTGGCCCGCCGCCGCCCCGATGCCCGACCGCGCACGCTGCGCGCCGTGGGAATCGAGCTGGACCCGATCCGCCGGACGGTCCGCCGCGACCACCAGCCGATCGCGTTGTCGGTCAAGGAATTCGCGGTACTGGAAGCGCTGCTGCGCGCCAGCCCGGGGTTTCTCAGCGCCGAAGCGCTGCTCGACCAGGTCTGGGACGAGCACGCCGACCCGTTTACCAACACGGTCGCGGTGACGGTCGGCCGGCTGCGCCGCAAGCTCGGCGGCCCGGCGGTGATCATGACGACGCCGGGAGTCGGCTACCGGATCGCCGACGCGTGA
- a CDS encoding sensor histidine kinase: MFRPRSVEVRFTVLYAVVFLLSGAALLGLTVLLADGGASDMVPAGPADADPVQFARHLQEQLSAVRQQQTRQLLIGALAALAVLAVLSVLVGRALARRVLRPLRRLASATRRISADSLDQRLAVDGPADEVKDLADTIDELLARLEASFAAQRRFVADASHELRTPLTTMRALVDVAAAKPDAPRATVALTGRLRGQLDRVDHLLDGFLVLARAQHGGFADAAVVDIGDLVSAAVRETAAEAERKGLSVRVTLPVLPVEGSPPLLARLIGNVVDNAVRHNEAGGWIDIDGSISGADLLLAVETGGPVLDQRDVDRLSRPFARLGAERTGSTGLGLSIVAAVAEAHGGRLGLFARPGGGLRVTVALPRAEVVAA, translated from the coding sequence GTGTTCAGGCCGCGCAGCGTGGAAGTCCGGTTCACCGTTTTGTACGCCGTCGTGTTCTTGCTGTCCGGTGCCGCCTTGCTCGGGCTGACTGTGCTGCTCGCCGACGGCGGGGCCAGCGACATGGTTCCGGCCGGGCCGGCGGACGCGGATCCGGTTCAGTTCGCTCGGCATCTGCAGGAGCAGCTGAGCGCCGTCCGCCAGCAGCAGACCCGGCAGTTGCTGATCGGCGCGCTCGCGGCGCTTGCCGTGCTGGCAGTGCTGTCCGTGCTCGTCGGACGGGCACTGGCGCGGCGGGTGCTCCGGCCGTTGCGCCGGCTCGCCAGCGCCACGCGCCGCATTTCCGCCGACAGCCTCGACCAGCGGCTCGCTGTCGACGGCCCGGCCGACGAGGTCAAAGACCTGGCCGACACGATCGACGAACTGCTCGCCCGGCTCGAAGCATCCTTCGCCGCGCAACGCCGGTTCGTCGCCGACGCATCCCACGAACTGCGCACGCCGTTGACGACGATGCGGGCGCTGGTGGACGTCGCCGCCGCCAAACCCGATGCGCCGAGGGCGACTGTCGCCCTGACCGGACGGCTGCGTGGCCAGCTCGACCGGGTTGACCACCTGCTGGACGGGTTCCTCGTGCTGGCCCGCGCACAGCACGGCGGATTCGCCGACGCTGCCGTGGTCGATATCGGCGACCTCGTGTCCGCCGCCGTGCGGGAAACAGCCGCGGAGGCCGAGCGCAAGGGCTTGTCGGTGCGGGTGACGTTGCCGGTGCTGCCGGTCGAGGGCAGCCCGCCGCTGCTCGCCCGGCTGATCGGCAACGTCGTGGACAACGCGGTGCGGCACAACGAAGCCGGCGGCTGGATCGACATCGACGGCTCGATTTCCGGGGCGGACCTCCTGCTGGCCGTCGAGACGGGCGGGCCGGTGCTCGACCAGCGCGACGTCGACCGGTTGTCGCGGCCGTTCGCTCGGCTCGGCGCCGAGCGCACCGGCTCGACTGGGCTTGGTCTGTCCATCGTGGCCGCGGTCGCGGAGGCACACGGCGGCCGGCTCGGCCTGTTCGCCCGGCCAGGCGGTGGTCTGCGCGTGACGGTCGCGCTGCCTCGCGCGGAGGTGGTGGCGGCGTGA